The proteins below are encoded in one region of Hordeum vulgare subsp. vulgare chromosome 3H, MorexV3_pseudomolecules_assembly, whole genome shotgun sequence:
- the LOC123444123 gene encoding splicing factor SF3a60 homolog: MASSVLEATRAAHEDLERLERLAVRELQREPANARDRLFQSHRVRHMLDLVVSTSDKLVEIYEDKDGARKDEMSTHLTAPVQIDIFPKYYERLKEIRDYHRRNQSARFVSESDDYEELLKEEPTIEFTGEEAFGRYLDLHELYNEFINSKFGSLLEYSAYVGTFAQTEKIAHNLKATRPYKEYLEHILEYLTSFLYRTEPLQDIEKIFTKLESEFEEQWANGEVPGWENKDSEKESVLHESAVDLDYYSTVEELVELGPEKLKEALTARGLKGGGTVQQRAERLFLLKHTPLEQLDRKHFAKGDDLKKEIALIEVKMKRLCEILDEVIVRTKENAEKKLTLTYEEMEAEREEEEVQADSESDDEDQQIYNPLKLPMGWDGKPIPYWLYKLHGLGQEFKCEICGNHSYWGRRAYERHFKEWRHQHGMRCLGIPNTKNFNEITSIEEAKALWERIQSKQGLNKWRPDLEEEYEDKDGNIYNKKTYTDLQRQGLI, translated from the exons ATGGCGTCGTCTGTGCTGGAGGCCACGCGGGCGGCGCACGAGGACCTCGAGCGGTTGGAGCGCCTGGCGGTGCGCGAGCTTCAGCGCGAACCCGCCAACGCGCGCGACCGCCTCTTCCAGTCCCACCGCGTCCGTCACATGCTCGATCTCGTCGTCTCCACTTCCGACAAGCTG GTGGAAATCTATGAAGACAAGGACGGTGCTAGGAAGGATGAGATGTCCACCCATCTTACCGCGCCGGTGCAAATTGACATCTTCCCCAAGTACTATGAAAGGCTGAAAGAG ATTCGTGATTACCATAGAAGGAATCAATCTGCCCGCTTCGTCAGTGAAAGTGATGATTATGAGGAGCTACTAAAGGAGGAACCGACTATTGAATTCACTGGCGAG GAAGCATTTGGCCGGTACTTGGActtacatgagctctataacgagTTCATAAATTCAAAGTTTGGATCACTATTGGAATACTCAGCATACGTTGGCACTTTTGCTCAGACTGAAAAAATTGCACATAATCTGAAAGCTACCAG GCCATACAAAGAATATTTGGAGCATATTTTGGAATATCTGACGTCATTTCTGTATCGCACAGAACCATTGCAAGATATTGAGAAGATTTTTACAAAG CTGGAAAGTGAGTTCGAAGAACAGTGGGCCAACGGCGAAGTTCCTGGATGGGAGAATAAGGACTCAGAGAAAGAATCCGTGTTACATGAGTCTGCAGTAGACCTTGATTACTACAGTACTGTTGAAGAGCTTGTAGAGCTTGGACCAGAAAAGTTGAAGGAG GCTCTAACTGCTCGGGGATTGAAGGGTGGCGGCACTGTTCAACAACGTGCTGAGCGACTTTTCTTGCTGAAG CATACACCCTTGGAACAACTGGATCGTAAGCATTTTGCCAAAGGTGATGATTTGAAGAAGGAaattgctttgattgaagtgaaGATGAAGCGCTTATGTGAGATTCTCGACGAG GTCATTGTAAGAACAAAGGAAAATGCGGAGAAGAAGCTGACTTTGACCTATGAAGAAATGGAAGCAGAGCGGGAAGAG GAAGAAGTACAAGCTGATAGTGAAAGTGATGATGAAGACCAACAAATCTACAACCCCCTCAAGTTACCCATGGGTTGGGACGGGAAACCTATACCTTATTGGCTCTATAAGCTTCACGGTCTTGGTCAG GAATTCAAGTGCGAAATATGCGGTAACCACAGTTACTGGGGGCGAAGGGCATATGAACGCCATTTCAAGGAGTGGCGCCATCAGCATGGGATGCGATGCCTTGGCATTCCTAATACTAAGAACTTCAATGAAATTACATCCATTGAG GAGGCGAAGGCACTCTGGGAGAGAATACAATCAAAGCAAGGGCTGAACAAGTGGCGGCCAGACTTGGAAGAAGAGTATGAAGATAAGGATGGAAACATCTACAACAAAAAGACCTATACCGACCTCCAGCGCCAAGGCCTGATATAG